One region of Flavobacterium pisciphilum genomic DNA includes:
- a CDS encoding type II secretion system protein GspD, which produces MKKITTILLLLIFQISFSQENRILQLKNNIDAISADAPGLSEKVNINIKESTLSSFLLAVSEVHKINLSVAPNLSQINIVNSFTGVTVGDLLLFLCKEYNLTIDFTGNILSIKSYEKPVVKEAVKPIDVVYDTSNDLLSLNLKGDQLYGVFKEIMDKSGKNLVFAPGLENQLLTVYIKSMPFDAALNKLAFANNLNVTKSRDNFYIFDQLEGTYSKESGTDAIRQNKPLRSRKSNFFFTIIDANKKLLDVDFENTPISSIIYDIGHELDIDMFISSPLENAGNATVKAKNISFDALLNKLFEIKSDNSSSNIGSSQAQYNNNNNNIGSSNSGASSGPYTYMKNGSIYYFGTKDQLVVRNIKVIPLMYRSIDILSDPSKEGRSAGRLNNNTNYTNYNNSNSTFDNKSNSNYQQNQNNNYNSNSSASSASTPSESILSIIPDEIKKDLDIKIDKELNSFLVNGPAANIERFEVFIKYIDKAVPVILIEVMLLEVNKSATVETGISAGIGNKPVTTTGTLFPGADMNLGAQTINNIIDGFNGFGSLNIGKVVPNFYLSLKAMETNGNLKIRSSPRLSTLNGHKAYLSIGETTYYVVTNQNFYGSQIPQASEVKNYQPIDAELSVTIMPLVSGDGQITMDIKVIQSSFNGQKVDKNAPPGINSREFTSIIRVKDQDIIVLGGLEESVKNDSGTGVPLLSRIPIIKWLFSSRKREDSKKKLSVLIKPTVIY; this is translated from the coding sequence ATGAAAAAAATAACTACTATCCTCTTATTATTAATTTTTCAAATTTCATTTTCACAAGAAAATAGGATTTTACAACTTAAAAATAATATTGATGCAATAAGTGCTGATGCACCTGGTTTGTCAGAAAAAGTTAATATTAATATTAAAGAGTCTACTTTATCTAGTTTTTTGCTAGCAGTTTCTGAGGTGCATAAAATTAACTTAAGTGTAGCTCCAAATTTAAGTCAAATAAATATAGTGAACAGCTTTACGGGAGTTACAGTAGGTGATTTGTTGCTTTTTCTTTGTAAGGAATATAATTTAACAATCGACTTTACTGGAAATATTCTCTCTATAAAGTCATACGAAAAACCAGTGGTAAAAGAAGCTGTCAAGCCAATTGATGTAGTGTATGATACCTCTAATGATTTACTTTCTCTTAATTTAAAAGGAGATCAATTATATGGAGTTTTCAAAGAAATAATGGATAAGAGTGGTAAAAATTTAGTTTTTGCTCCGGGATTAGAAAATCAATTATTAACAGTTTATATTAAGAGCATGCCATTTGATGCTGCATTAAATAAACTAGCCTTTGCAAATAATCTAAATGTAACAAAGTCTAGAGATAATTTTTATATTTTTGATCAATTGGAAGGAACGTATTCAAAAGAATCAGGTACAGATGCTATTCGTCAAAATAAACCATTGCGTTCTCGAAAATCAAATTTCTTTTTTACAATTATTGATGCTAATAAAAAATTACTTGATGTTGATTTCGAAAATACTCCAATTTCAAGTATTATATATGATATAGGGCATGAATTAGATATTGATATGTTTATTTCTAGCCCACTTGAGAATGCAGGAAATGCCACTGTTAAAGCAAAAAACATTTCATTTGATGCTTTATTAAATAAATTATTTGAAATTAAGTCAGATAATTCATCCTCAAATATTGGCTCATCTCAGGCACAATATAATAATAATAATAATAATATAGGAAGTTCAAATAGTGGAGCTTCAAGTGGGCCTTATACTTACATGAAAAATGGATCTATTTATTATTTTGGAACTAAAGATCAATTAGTTGTTCGAAACATAAAAGTTATTCCGTTAATGTATCGTTCAATTGATATTTTGAGCGATCCATCGAAAGAGGGAAGAAGTGCAGGACGATTAAATAATAATACCAATTATACTAATTATAATAATTCAAATAGTACGTTTGATAATAAATCAAATTCAAATTATCAGCAAAATCAAAATAATAACTATAATTCAAATAGTTCAGCTTCTTCAGCAAGTACTCCTTCAGAGTCTATTTTGTCAATAATTCCTGATGAAATTAAGAAAGATTTAGATATAAAAATTGATAAAGAACTTAATAGTTTTTTGGTTAATGGACCTGCGGCGAATATTGAGCGTTTTGAAGTTTTTATAAAATATATTGATAAGGCTGTACCAGTTATTTTGATAGAAGTTATGTTACTTGAGGTGAACAAAAGTGCTACTGTAGAAACAGGAATTAGTGCAGGGATTGGAAATAAGCCAGTTACTACCACAGGTACTTTGTTTCCAGGAGCAGATATGAATCTTGGAGCACAAACAATTAATAATATTATCGACGGATTTAATGGATTTGGATCTTTAAATATTGGAAAAGTAGTTCCTAATTTTTATTTGAGTCTAAAAGCAATGGAGACTAACGGAAATTTAAAAATTCGTTCGTCCCCAAGATTATCAACATTAAATGGACATAAAGCCTATTTATCTATTGGTGAAACAACCTACTATGTAGTTACGAATCAAAACTTTTATGGGTCGCAGATTCCACAAGCTTCTGAAGTTAAAAATTACCAACCAATTGATGCCGAATTATCTGTTACGATTATGCCTTTAGTTTCTGGTGATGGACAGATAACTATGGATATTAAAGTAATTCAATCTAGTTTTAATGGGCAAAAAGTTGATAAAAATGCGCCTCCTGGAATTAATTCAAGAGAATTCACCTCTATTATTCGAGTAAAAGATCAAGACATAATTGTATTAGGTGGTCTTGAAGAATCTGTAAAAAATGATTCAGGAACTGGAGTACCATTATTATCTAGAATTCCAATTATTAAATGGTTATTTAGTTCTCGAAAAAGAGAGGACTCTAAGAAAAAATTATCAGTATTAATTAAACCAACTGTTATTTACTAA
- a CDS encoding general secretion pathway protein: MNLPFIAPLLIGTQYIGIEHFTLNNEEKIALLLVEKKKEGLIISKKDKVSYTEKIAEKWDTKLPFFLIVNTNQVIQKEVAGVDASDEKLLHKTFPNTNWDEFYFEIWRLKTKSIIAITRKKYLDDLLSHYEKQKITISGVSLGVCSIAEILNYTDEKVLFTNNQIIIKDEEKQIITFQSEGLEATYNINDLIIYNTHLLVFSGLLRLITQSTQNTGSIINYSTMLYDEFNQKAFFTKGLKIMVGVILTILLLNFFVFSHYYKKAEKTSEIVLVNQSSLESVNTIKQRIVIKEQKVKSIVDRTSSKSSFIINEITKRVPQSILLKEFIYSPLEKKIKSEESIITQDEVLIISGTTIDNSAFTNWVEVIEQLEWINKAIITHFGKNELNETEFSIKLILK; this comes from the coding sequence ATGAATTTGCCATTTATAGCCCCTTTATTAATAGGTACCCAGTATATTGGTATCGAACATTTCACTTTGAATAATGAAGAGAAAATAGCATTATTGTTAGTAGAAAAGAAGAAAGAAGGGTTAATAATTTCCAAAAAAGATAAGGTAAGTTATACTGAGAAAATAGCAGAAAAATGGGATACTAAACTCCCTTTTTTTTTGATTGTTAATACCAATCAGGTTATTCAAAAGGAAGTTGCTGGTGTTGATGCTTCAGATGAGAAATTATTGCATAAAACATTTCCAAACACAAATTGGGATGAGTTTTATTTTGAAATCTGGAGATTAAAAACAAAATCAATTATTGCAATTACTAGAAAAAAATATTTAGATGATTTACTTTCACATTATGAAAAACAAAAGATTACTATTTCTGGAGTAAGTCTTGGGGTTTGTTCAATAGCGGAGATATTGAACTATACTGATGAAAAGGTTTTGTTCACAAATAATCAGATAATAATTAAGGATGAAGAAAAGCAGATTATTACTTTTCAATCTGAAGGTTTAGAAGCAACTTATAATATAAATGATCTAATAATTTATAATACTCATTTATTAGTTTTTTCAGGTTTATTACGACTCATAACTCAAAGCACTCAGAATACAGGAAGTATTATAAATTATAGTACAATGCTTTATGATGAATTTAATCAAAAAGCTTTTTTTACTAAAGGATTAAAAATAATGGTAGGAGTAATATTGACTATTTTACTTCTTAATTTTTTTGTTTTTTCACATTATTATAAAAAGGCTGAAAAAACTTCCGAAATAGTATTGGTAAATCAATCATCACTAGAAAGTGTAAATACTATCAAGCAGAGGATTGTAATAAAAGAGCAAAAAGTAAAAAGTATTGTTGATAGAACCTCTTCCAAAAGTTCATTTATCATTAATGAAATTACTAAAAGAGTGCCTCAATCAATTTTATTAAAAGAATTTATTTATTCTCCATTAGAAAAAAAGATAAAATCTGAAGAATCAATAATTACGCAAGATGAAGTATTGATAATTTCAGGAACTACTATAGATAATAGTGCTTTTACAAATTGGGTCGAGGTTATTGAACAATTAGAATGGATCAACAAAGCAATAATAACTCATTTTGGAAAAAATGAATTAAATGAAACAGAATTCTCAATTAAGCTAATACTGAAATGA